CCGCAGAGAAGGAATGGCCAGCGCTCGATTTCTGGAGATAAGCGAAAGTTGAGTTGGGGATTTGCTGCGCTGAGCACCATGAGGTGTGGAGATCGATCAGCACGAAATGGGAATTCAGAGCTATCATTTTCTCCTCTCAGCTGCTACTGTTGATCGAATAAATTAATCAACGCATATATAGATTGATTAATCGGAAAAAAATCGAGCTTTTTTATTGCTTGTGAAATACGAAGACGTGAATGGGAGTTGAGAAATGGAATTGAGAGGAGAGAGAGGAAGATTCGATGGCATCTCCTATGGGATTGGAATGAGAGAGAGGGGTCCATTGACGGGAGCTGCTTCAGACCACACGTTTCAGACTTTCAGTTGCGTTGGCGATTTGGTCTGTATGTATGAAATTTctaatttcatcaaaattttggaaaaaaattggCTCCAAATAACTATCACAGAAAGATGGTTAGAATTTTGCTATTATTGTTAGGTGAAGTAGTTACAAGTTAGGTTTattgtttcataaaatatttttttcattatgaaattattttagcaGTGTAATTATTTAATCTGTATTTATTTTGCtaatacatttaattttattttaatattttgaaatttgttaTTGACATTCacttaataataattaataaaagcTTGACTCGTCACTCTACTTATTTATTTGAAGTAGTAGAAAAAACTTAACTACATCaagatataatttttaattatatataaagcTAATAATGTTAATAGTGATTTTGAAAtattactaattaaaataaatcattAGTGATACAAAAACTAAACAAGAATAATACTTTATGATACTTAACATTTGTTGCTGTGATGTATGTTTTTCATATTGTgagaattttttaatattattgatAATAGTCAAAGATATTTATTGTAAGCATTTGATAAAAAGGTTATTGACTATTgacatttgattgaggatgaaTATGTCCAGGTCCTGattatgtataaaaataaaatatagtgacaatgattttattaatttttcttattGTAACTCATTGACAAATGGTATTTTATTTGACAGAAAACATAACCATTAACCACACGCAAAAATGTAATAATATTGCAATTTTGCCATTTCAGTTTCACCTAGAAATTTAATTCGtcaattgcatatttaaatacaCGCAACGTGACATGCATTTACAATACAAAACGAACACATCTTATAAAGAATTAACATTTCTAATTCTAAAATAATTTACAAATCAATAAATTGACCAAGAAAAgatgaaaaaaatggaaataattacACATTTACACAATAATTTACAGAAATTCTTTACAGACCTAATTCTGTACAGTAAAATGGCTTGAGAAAATCATCCCCAACCCATCAGCTTCTTCCTCACACATTCTTCGATCTCGTTTCGAGTCGCCGACACGCAATCGTATTCGTCGAGCAGGATCCTGTACACTTCCCATTCCCGATCGTTGATTTTATGCCGGCCTATCTCGACCTGAAAAAGAATGATCGGACGAGCAAGAAATGACGGTGGTGCATTCGTATAAGCGAAGGATAAGTGGAAAGGAAGAGTTTCCGATGCATACCGAAAATATGTTTATGTTGAGATTCTTGAGGGCGAGGGTGATGTCGTAAAACACGAGAGGCCGGCCACGGCCAGAGAGCTCGACGGGGTTGGCCACCAAGAGCTCAGTGTCGGGGCCCCTGCTCACTACGTCGACTCTGAGGGGGCGGACGAGCTCCATCTCGAGCCGAGAGGTGAGGGCGTTCCTCTTGTGCGTGTCCGTTATCTTCTTGCCGTCTTTGTGCATTAGAAACAAGTCCATCTCGCAGTTCCCTTTGGGATTCGCGGAAAAACGGCCGTAGGAGATCTGACGGAAGAGCAAGAGTCTCAGTTGCTGTCGAGGGGCTCGTGAATATGCTATTTAAAAGCATGAATCGATTGAATGTAACGTTCTAATCTCGAAAAGGTTCACGAAAACTTGCATCAGACCGTCGTGTCTGATAGGTCAAGATGCGACCAATGGCGCTCGTGTTCGGATCCAAGTCCGTACCCAGTGgcatttttgtaattttaaaaattacaaatacgCCATTATGTATCATAAAGGCGAGACGGTCTGACACGAGACTCTCCCGAGAGTACTTGGCTAGCATTTTTAGGCCAAATTTATCATCAACTTTCTCGAGATCGAAAAATCACATCACCGATACAGCTAAaaacgaaaaatgaaataatcgGATAATCAAAAAGAAAGGCGGGATTCGTAGTTACGAGATATACCTGAATGTTGTAATCTTTCATAGTTCTCATGATATCATAGATGAGGCCCTTGTGATCCTGGCAAAAGATCTGAACAAGGGTGTGAGAAGGGCTGAGGGAGTTATCGAACGTGATGGACATAGAATCGGAGGCAATTAACCCGGCCAAATGTTCGGCTGAAAGCGCGATGTTCTCCAAGACCGAAGATGGAAGGAACGACTGCAAGCACGAAGCAACTTCAGGGGCAGCCAGCTCGATGTCACAACTCATCATGGCGTCGCCTAGTACAACCGTTAGGCGCTTGATCGTCTCATCCTGCCTCGTTTGTGTTCGAAGCAGTTCCCTACAGTATAGAGATCATTAAGATAAATTCCAGCTTGATATACACCGTGTATGATAAACAAGAAAGTCGAGGATACGTGGTCCATCAACAACGATGAATAAACAGGAAAATCGAGCTTAGATTGTCCATAAACAAACTGCAGATGCTCGATGACTGTCTTATTAGTTAGGATAAACTGAGGAATCCGGTTTAAGATGGTTAGAGGGAATGCAAAGTTCGTAGGATTAGAAGACAAACTAACTAGCGTTGTGTAATGATCGTTTCTATTCTCCGGGAATCAACCTAGTGGTCCATGAGACAAAGATGACAAGTAGTTGAGCGGtcgattttgaaaatttttataagaTGTTAGACCTTCAATGACGAAAAACAAATCTGCAGACGGCACAGAATCAGACGAGAGATAAATAAGGACAAACCTCGTATCAGTGACAAAGAAGAGGTCCATCACTCTTCCATCAGGTGCCGTGTAAACTTTGACTCTTTTAATCGTTAGCTCCAGCTCACAGAGAACCTCGGTGACATCTGAAGTCGAAACAAACAAAGCAAGAAAACCAAGAAAATCTTCAAACACTTGATAAAATCTAAGCTTTGAATAGTGACATGTAGACTTAATTCtaaacaacaatttaaattcCACTCTGTGATTCATCATGCTGACTGCAAACTGTCATCACCGTGAAAACGACTAAGCCTCGAATCATAGGGAAGCTATGGAAACTCATCCTCAACGAGCATATAATGGTATTGCTAAATATCTTTTCACATATTCAAACAGCCAATGAACTCAACTTTGAAGTCAACTTTGGCTATAGATGATTGATACAGGGGAGCAACTGGTTCTCAACGACAACGTATTCGATGATAAAGTAATTCAACAACCGATTATTATCATTCATTAAGTCAAAAGGTACCGTGTAGAAGGCCTTTCCGGTCATAAGAGCACCAGAACTTGAGGAGGAAGACCTCCGGGGTGCGTGGCTGCTGAAACTCCGGGATGTAGTAGAATATCCCCGATGCGGATGGTGGGCGAGTGGGGCAAACCTCGAGCAGCCTATTCTTCAAGAGATTCCACCTAGTCGTGGGCTTACCAACGACCCAGAACACCAAGTAGCACCATTTGCCATCTGTTGAAACATCTGTTCCAAGCAAAATAATCAAGGGATAATGATATCGGATCAGTTTCTTCATCGACTCAGGGCAAAAGGAGAACTACTAAATGGAAATTTGAAAGCCTCTACGACTAACAGCAACAATAACCTAAATTATTCAACACTAAATACATGTAAAGCTCAAATTAAGAAAGTTCAAAACTTGATCAAAACTACTAAAATAGGTAAATGTAAATCTTGTCACAAATCCAACTTTACATATACTAGAACACAAAATTACTACTCAAgaaacacacacatacataaacTGACATTCAATCTCTTATCCAATATCCTGATTCCTGCCCATATATAAACAAGAAACATAtaaacaacacacacacacacgtaaAGATCAGATTTTTCCTCCTCAAAAACACTAATTTGCACCAAGAAAACCAAATTTATTGAACATTTGAAAGTAAAGCTCAAATTAATGAAGTTCAAAACAGCTAAAATAGGTAGATGTAAATCTTGTTACAAATCCAACTTCACATATACTAGAACAAAAGATGATACTACTATTCAagaaacacacacatatatacacactAACCCTCAATCTCTCATCCAACTTCCTGCCCAAATATaaacaacacacacacataaatatCACTTTTTTTCAACCCAAGAACAGAAAACTTGAGCAATTTTTCACATAAATGTGAAAATTTGAGCTGAAAAAGAAGAGTGAGATTCATCAAAGAGCTACCTCCTCTAGATATGCTAATCCCAAAAAGCAAAATAATTCTACAGAGATCACAACCAAGCCCAGTTTTATCTGGACAATTCACAGTGATCACAGTGTGCTCACAATCCCCTTCAGCTTCTTTAATCTCAACTGCATCTTCATAGATGATTCCCATCTCATCTCTCACCAAATTAAAGAAGTGGGGAAGGAGCAAATCTTTATTGCTCTTGAAATTTAAAGCAAAGATTCGATTTTTAACTAGCTTTTTCCCCCTTTGTGGGAAATGGATGAAAGTGGAGAGACTGTGCCAAAATAAACCCCCAATTCACAAACAGATAAAGGGTGTTGGATTAAAAGGAGACGTGTTTCTCTCTGAGTGTATGGGTGAATTCTATTCCAAATGTTTGATAGAgacaagagagagaaaagaaagacttgaattgaagattcatcaaattcttttattttatttaataattttgctGATTTTGTTGCTATTAATATCGATTTTTTAATGCGTCCATTTCGAGGAGCTTTATGtttccttattttatttcaCACATTTTCATCACTATTATTTGAATACATTATTGTGTACGATAAAACGCAATTCAATTAATATGActtacaatatttatttatagtaatataaattaattgatcaaagaTTTGAATCATCAATTATGTAGATAATTGAGAAATTATTATTCTAGTCATTAGATTTCTTTTATGCTTCTGTGTTCGATTTCGACTAGAGCTGGGTATTCGGTCGGTTCGGTTAGTAACCGAACCGACAAGTCGGTTAACCGACCATGTCTCGGTTCCAAAACAAAAACCGAAACCGGCACCGACAAAGAGTCGGTTAATTCGGTTAGAACCGAACGGTTAACCATTAACCGATGGAACCGAAATTACTTTGCTGTTCATGAGATTTAAACTCAGATCCAGCCAATCACAATGCATCAATCGatgattattaatttaaaaccttgttccatttttcttcattttataATGGCATATTCTCTCCTTTCTTTGTTGTTACTaacgatgtgggacaaactggGTTATATCTTTGAATCAATTTACACTGGTCCAGACAACATTTTCAGATGTTTATAATCTCTTTTCTTGATTCTCTTTTCTTCACTTGAAAACATGGTGTGTGGGTTATAAGTATCAAATTGAAGCATGGATAGATTCTATCCTTCACTTCAGCTCTCATGTGTCTGGGAGCACCCTCGCAACCATTTTCCCAAGGCATTTAAGCACAATCAGAATTGTTATGAAGCTCTTTTGATTAAACATTTGCATGATTATGTATTTTTGTATGTTTGTCAGTctatattatcattattatcatGATTATATATCACATAGAATTGTTGTTACTTTACTAAACAAGCTGAGGGATCTCAAATCATCAGAAAGGAAAGCCATAAACTCTGTTAAGAGTTGTGTATAAGAGTTGATTCCAGGTATATGGATAACCAACAAGGCTGCAGTCAAGCTGCCTCCAGCATACGTTGTTTTTTTATCACACAATTTtatctaaaaaaatatatatgttgCATGTAAACAATTGATCTCAGATGTGAAGAATATATCATCTGTGCAGCAATCCGGTTGAGGAAGTGGAAATATATGTTGCCTAATGTTGGTTGGAATACGTCAGGTGGTATACTTGTTTGTGGCCCTCCTTactaaaaacataatttaagaaaatgatataaaCCCACAAAATCACTTATGTATCTTAAgattatcccacatcgactttTACAACATAACAAGAATACAAAACATTGTTATAAAAGATAAGCCTCTTCCTTACTGAATTAAATCATGGCTTTTGGGCTTAAATATATGTGGCTAGTGGCCCATATAAATATGAGTCCAAAATATAAGTGGCTCATGGCCTTTGGGCTTAATCGGTTTTCGGTTCGGTAGTCGGTTTATTGATAACCGACGTCAAAGCGGGTCTCCTAACCGAGACCGAACCGTGACCGACGTtctcggttctcggttaaccgaaaACCGATATTTTCGGTCCGGTTCTTGGTTAACCGGGAACCGACAAACCGAATACCCAGCCCTAATTTCGACGATTTAAATGTTCATTTCTTTAGTAGTGATAACAAAGCAAAATATTTATCTATTTCACTGATATACGAAGATAGTAATCCATTATTTAGATAGATAAACTAGTAGTAACTAATAGTATTTCATAATATTGGATTATGTTATAagatacacacattacacatatCACATGTACTCCTATTAAAGTTAAAATAAAAACGAGACAAGAAAAATCAAACACTATTTCACACTTTACtgcatataaatatattttccttTTCTCAATAATACTTGATATTTCGTGGAAAGTAGGTTTCATtgtctttaattaattaataatattttctttatatttttgtgCCGTAGAGTCAAAGTATCTTTTTCTTTAAGGCAAAAGAATATAAAAAAGAAGTGCCACGCCTGTACTTATTGagtaaaacaaaaattactactttttccttttcctttttccttttattataattattttatatttgcttatattttaaaaaaataaagatttgTATAAACTTTTCTCTTATTATGTGTTTTTCATATTTAGTTTTAAGTAGACAAAAATAGTGATTAATAGTTTCTCAACAAGTAAAAGCTAACCATTCAACATATTATTTTTACACTACAAATGGTTCAAGGTATTGTTACTTTACCCCCCATTAATTAACATATGATGACTGTTTATTTACACTTGAATTAATTTACCACTAATATATAGTTGTATCACATCACTTTGGTGGGAGTTAGTTGTAACTTTAATAATGGAGGACAGAAAgatatttcatttaatttgtttgatttttattgGCATATGGTAGCTAAGCAATGACTTCATCGCATGATGTAATTACCAATTCAAACTCAAAGATTTTCTTGTAATTCTTGATATTGACCCTCCCGCTCTTTCACACCAAGTATATTCTTTAAggatttatttttatatggggagtatttctttttatattcGAATAGTATTtcataaattacaaaaaaatagtgATAGTACTGATTTTATCATTCCCATTGATGTAAGTctttagttttaaaattttctcaCCCTTTTTAGTTATTTCACATATGGAATATGTAGATataaaatactattattaaCCCTTCTTAATTTTAGCTAGAATAACATGTAATGAGGAGAAAATATTTGTCTTTTTGTTCCAACTCAAAGTCAATCCAACTCCAACAAAAgttaatacaattaaataaattagtagattaatttattttgtgtcGGTTATATGCTCGACAGTGGAGCCTTGTCAgcatcaaattaattaaataacgaCTTTTTTTAGTTTAGTCAAATAATCCATATCCTAATTGCTATTTTTCTAGATAAACCCAAAATTTTCGAGTTATTTacactttttaaaatttcaaaatacgTTGTAGATTTTGTTCATCCATTTCTATACGATTACGAATATTTAAAGCCACCAATACAATGATGtttaatactatataatatTATCAATCCTAACTAACACACATATTTATCtcatataaaatcaaaattacaaAGTTGCAATTTCAATCCCCCCAATGAACCCATAATCTTCTCTCTTATTAAGTTTGATTATTTCATATGATAGTAACACGAGAATTATTGAATTTCTCTAAAATGTGTCATAAGATAacataattcaaattaaattttctatttttttgtaatGATTTTGTGCTCTCTTTCATATGAATCATCTTAATcgagtatttatttaattttaaatggaATCTGGTGGTTGTAGTAAGTAAAGCAAATCACCTAACTGAAgttaaaattaattgaaaaaaaaaatatttatttcattgATTTATGTGAAAATCAATTCTACGTAGGTCCCCCGTTCTTTCTTCACAATaaagggaaaaaaatatatagtacatCTCAAGATTCTCAAGCTGACATGTATATTATAATCATACATAGTTATATAATTTTGTCAACCAATCTACACACAGATACATGATTAAGGTTTTAGATGAGTAAAACTGAATGTGCTATGCTCAATTTCCTCATCTAGAGCTTGATAGTTCATTTACTGGTCTGATTTTTTTTGTAGAAATCAAGATTGGAGCAAGATCAAAACGATTCAAGAACACAagggatttacgtggttcggtgtaagcctacgtccacggacaaAATGAGAAGGAATTCATTGATGATCAACTATGGATACAATGAAGAAGAACTCTCTCATATCGGATACAAACGGGAACTATGAATACTCATTCCTCTCGGAGATTTACAAGCAGGTGGCCTCCGTGGCGGCGTCGATTCGGAGACACACCGGCGTGCACTGCTCGAGGCAGTTCGACAAGGTCCAAACCGGCCGCTTTCCCGGCACCGGCTGCGGATCGTTCGGATTATCGCTTTTGCACGCTAAAATCATTGCCAATACAcataacaaaatcaaacaatcagCCGATTTCTTATCCGCCGTATTTGGTATTTCCTCTCTCTCGATCGAATGGATGGATGATGAAACGAAGGCAAGAGAGTTAGTTTTGGCTAAATATAGAGATTTGTTGAGGAAAATTTGTGCTGATAATGGCTTGGAGAAATGATTGGAAGAATGATGGAACTTTTTCCGGCGGTTCTTTGAATATGGTttttgatttgttatttttaattgattttacTAATTCAAACGAGTATATTTTGTCATAATTGTTGCAATTTCCAAAATTTGATTTCgatttatatttataatgtgatAATAAGTAGCTTTTCAATATAATACAAAAGCGCAACATGCAAACTCACTAAAACCAATCTCTTTCAGAAATATCTTCGAACAGCTTACAAACACTTGTGGTCTCGTTCAAGATTAATTTTGGTTCTCTGCTAAAATCTTGCGCTTCACTCCATGATAATCAAATTGGGCTTCTATTTAGACCCGTACATCCCGACCTCGCTCGTGCAACTGTATGTTTATGGGTAACTAGCCACTGCACTCGAAGTGTTCGACGATTTGCCTGAATGCGAGATATTAACTAAAGACATCGATTGTCATTTCAAGAATGGGTTTATTAGCGACGGAATAGATCTCAGATTTGTCGTATTCTGGTTTCATTCTCTGCATTCTTCTTGGTAGGTTCGATGCTTGTTTAGGTGTAATGTGTAAAATCAATCTAGTTTGAAAGGATTGACCTTTTTTTTGGCTATTATAACACtgtatatattttgattttgagttTTGGTTGATGCAAAGGAAACTCTATGTCTCTATCCATATATGAAATGTCCACATATAATAAGTAAAAGTATaatctaaaatgaaaaatctGAAAAACTAATCTAAAATGTTTGTAACTATCGACCGTTTGGAATCTCTCCATCGAGTTTATTGTATGACAGATTCAAGAATGAAAGGAATGTGAGTTCTGCAACCTCCCGAGGAATTGATCCCGACAATTGATTTATGGAGAGGTCGAGTGATTCGAGCTTGCTCATCTTGCCAAATAACTTTGGGATTCCACCATTCAACGCGTTTTGGGAGAAGTTGAGGACATGAAGCGAGTTAAGATCACCAAGTGCATTCGGTATCCCGCCTTGGAAACTATTGCAAGAGAAATCAATGACATTAAATTCATACCAAATCTTAACAAACTGCTCCTCTACCtctttcaacatcaatttcaCCCCACTCGTTGGGCCAAATCCTTGTAAACATCGCCCTCCAACTAGAGAAGTT
This sequence is a window from Salvia splendens isolate huo1 chromosome 14, SspV2, whole genome shotgun sequence. Protein-coding genes within it:
- the LOC121764994 gene encoding ACT domain-containing protein ACR10-like isoform X2 yields the protein MGIIYEDAVEIKEAEGDCEHTVITVNCPDKTGLGCDLCRIILLFGISISRGDVSTDGKWCYLVFWVVGKPTTRWNLLKNRLLEVCPTRPPSASGIFYYIPEFQQPRTPEVFLLKFWCSYDRKGLLHDVTEVLCELELTIKRVKVYTAPDGRVMDLFFVTDTRELLRTQTRQDETIKRLTVVLGDAMMSCDIELAAPEVASCLQSFLPSSVLENIALSAEHLAGLIASDSMSITFDNSLSPSHTLVQIFCQDHKGLIYDIMRTMKDYNIQISYGRFSANPKGNCEMDLFLMHKDGKKITDTHKRNALTSRLEMELVRPLRVDVVSRGPDTELLVANPVELSGRGRPLVFYDITLALKNLNINIFSVEIGRHKINDREWEVYRILLDEYDCVSATRNEIEECVRKKLMGWG
- the LOC121764994 gene encoding ACT domain-containing protein ACR10-like isoform X1; translated protein: MGIIYEDAVEIKEAEGDCEHTVITVNCPDKTGLGCDLCRIILLFGISISRGDVSTDGKWCYLVFWVVGKPTTRWNLLKNRLLEVCPTRPPSASGIFYYIPEFQQPRTPEVFLLKFWCSYDRKGLLHDVTEVLCELELTIKRVKVYTAPDGRVMDLFFVTDTRELLRTQTRQDETIKRLTVVLGDAMMSCDIELAAPEVASCLQSFLPSSVLENIAFDNSLSPSHTLVQIFCQDHKGLIYDIMRTMKDYNIQISYGRFSANPKGNCEMDLFLMHKDGKKITDTHKRNALTSRLEMELVRPLRVDVVSRGPDTELLVANPVELSGRGRPLVFYDITLALKNLNINIFSVEIGRHKINDREWEVYRILLDEYDCVSATRNEIEECVRKKLMGWG